Proteins co-encoded in one Ignavibacteria bacterium genomic window:
- a CDS encoding 6-phosphofructokinase has translation MIAPKKLAILVGGGPAPGINSVISSATIRAAVEGIDVIGIKDGFQWIMDGEIGHCQPLSIDDVSRIHFRGGSFIGISRANPTKNKKHLENTVTSLLRLNVDKLITIGGDDTAYSAMKVEEMAAGRIRVVHVPKTIDNDLDLPHGIPTFGFQTARHIGVEIVKNLMVDAQTTSRWYFVVTMGRKAGHLALGIGKAAGATLTLIPEEFPSTTIKLDHVIDLLVGAIIKRISYGKMDGVAILAEGLVEHLDPNDLIALGEVERDAHDNLRIAEVNLGEILKSKVQERLKEFGHKVTVVAKNIGYELRCADPIPFDMEYTRDLGYSAAQFILNGGNAAMVSIQGGKFVPLFFKDILDPKTKKTKIRMVDPSNESFLIARRYMLRLTNSDFDDPHELAKFAATCGISLDEFTQRFHYIIENDMLYKHIKDGKVKLTGSSEKDESSPNL, from the coding sequence ATGATAGCTCCTAAAAAATTAGCCATACTGGTTGGAGGCGGACCGGCTCCGGGAATCAACAGTGTGATAAGCAGTGCGACCATTAGAGCCGCAGTTGAAGGAATAGATGTAATTGGAATCAAGGACGGTTTTCAGTGGATTATGGATGGTGAGATAGGGCATTGCCAGCCACTTTCAATCGATGATGTGAGCAGGATACACTTTAGAGGCGGATCTTTTATTGGTATATCGAGAGCTAATCCGACCAAAAATAAAAAACATCTTGAAAATACTGTAACTTCTCTCCTCCGGTTAAATGTAGATAAACTGATCACTATTGGTGGTGATGACACAGCCTATTCTGCGATGAAAGTTGAAGAAATGGCAGCCGGAAGAATCAGAGTTGTGCATGTCCCTAAAACAATAGACAACGACCTTGACCTCCCTCATGGAATTCCAACCTTTGGTTTTCAGACAGCTCGCCATATTGGAGTTGAGATAGTCAAAAACCTAATGGTGGATGCACAGACCACTTCCAGATGGTACTTTGTTGTTACCATGGGAAGAAAGGCAGGCCACCTGGCTCTCGGAATAGGAAAAGCAGCCGGTGCAACCCTTACCCTCATACCTGAAGAATTTCCATCCACAACGATCAAACTTGATCATGTTATCGACCTTCTTGTCGGTGCCATAATCAAGAGAATCAGCTATGGAAAAATGGACGGTGTGGCCATCCTCGCTGAGGGTCTTGTGGAACATTTGGATCCTAATGACCTGATTGCACTTGGTGAAGTGGAAAGAGATGCTCATGACAACCTTAGAATTGCAGAGGTAAATCTTGGTGAAATCCTTAAATCAAAAGTTCAGGAACGACTCAAAGAATTCGGTCATAAAGTGACTGTAGTTGCCAAAAACATTGGCTACGAATTACGGTGTGCCGATCCGATACCTTTCGATATGGAATACACCCGCGATCTCGGATATTCCGCAGCTCAGTTTATTTTAAATGGTGGAAATGCGGCAATGGTATCGATTCAGGGCGGTAAATTCGTACCGTTGTTCTTCAAAGACATACTTGATCCAAAAACCAAAAAGACAAAAATCAGGATGGTTGACCCGTCAAATGAATCGTTCCTCATCGCGAGACGATACATGTTGCGATTGACAAATTCCGATTTCGATGATCCGCATGAGCTTGCAAAATTTGCAGCAACATGTGGTATTTCACTCGATGAATTCACTCAGCGGTTCCATTATATCATCGAAAATGATATGCTATACAAACATATCAAAGATGGTAAGGTGAAACTTACGGGGTCAAGCGAGAAAGACGAATCAAGTCCTAATTTGTAG
- a CDS encoding GatB/YqeY domain-containing protein: MNLKEKINEELKSAMKSGDKLRLETVRSIRAVILEYEKSGKGELNNEAEELNILNSLAKKRKEAADIYRSANRPELCEKEESELKIIMEFLPAQLTQDDINNKVKEIAEANSIAKGGEFSKLMSAVMKELKGKADGSLIKKAVEEFLRG; the protein is encoded by the coding sequence ATGAATTTAAAAGAAAAAATTAATGAAGAATTAAAATCGGCAATGAAGAGCGGCGACAAACTTCGCCTCGAAACCGTCAGATCAATAAGAGCCGTGATTCTTGAGTATGAAAAAAGCGGCAAAGGTGAATTGAATAACGAAGCAGAAGAATTAAACATCCTTAACTCTTTGGCAAAAAAAAGGAAAGAAGCTGCCGACATCTATCGTTCGGCAAATCGTCCGGAACTCTGTGAAAAAGAGGAGAGTGAATTAAAAATCATTATGGAGTTTCTTCCTGCTCAACTGACTCAGGATGATATCAATAACAAGGTTAAAGAAATTGCCGAAGCCAATTCCATCGCAAAAGGCGGTGAATTCAGTAAACTCATGTCTGCAGTTATGAAAGAACTAAAAGGTAAGGCTGATGGTTCTTTAATCAAAAAAGCAGTCGAAGAATTCTTGCGTGGATAA
- a CDS encoding biopolymer transporter ExbD: MSLIRRRKRTLPVVPLASMSDIAFLLLIFFIVAATIDIDTGISLSLPEYKPEESPAQVEKSRVIEINILKDSVFLNGEPVSSNGLYASILDRVRQSREIPDDAKPVSLIRYSNKTLYQKYIVVLDNVKRAYKNVQEETAKEKFGKSFKNLSEEEKNTVAKIVPVYITVAELKKK, encoded by the coding sequence ATGAGTCTTATCAGACGCAGAAAGAGGACACTCCCTGTTGTCCCGCTTGCATCCATGTCTGATATTGCCTTTCTCCTCCTTATATTTTTTATCGTAGCTGCCACCATAGATATAGATACTGGTATTTCCCTCTCTTTGCCGGAATATAAGCCGGAAGAGTCACCTGCTCAAGTAGAAAAAAGTCGTGTAATCGAAATAAATATACTAAAGGACTCTGTTTTTCTGAATGGCGAACCTGTTTCAAGTAATGGTTTATATGCGAGTATACTTGACCGTGTAAGGCAGAGTCGTGAGATCCCTGATGATGCAAAACCTGTTTCATTAATACGCTACAGTAATAAAACTCTATATCAAAAATATATTGTTGTCCTTGATAATGTGAAGCGGGCATATAAAAATGTGCAGGAAGAGACAGCTAAAGAGAAATTCGGCAAGTCTTTTAAGAATTTATCCGAGGAAGAAAAAAACACAGTTGCTAAAATTGTGCCTGTTTACATCACTGTAGCGGAATTAAAAAAGAAATGA
- a CDS encoding biopolymer transporter ExbD — MINFAGKLKRKKSEPGIPLASMPDIIFILLLFFMVSTVLKEIDVKVQYDLPEATTSEKFDNRRLTAYLFIGRDGKMQLNDMVVTLDQLREKMEVIRSRMNNVVVQLRVDKNIPMSQVEKVQLELRKAKCLRINYVSSQKED; from the coding sequence ATGATTAATTTTGCGGGCAAACTTAAAAGAAAGAAATCAGAACCCGGTATCCCGCTGGCGTCAATGCCTGATATTATTTTTATTTTGCTTCTCTTTTTTATGGTCTCAACAGTTTTGAAGGAAATCGATGTAAAAGTGCAATATGATCTTCCTGAGGCAACGACTTCCGAAAAATTTGATAACAGACGTCTCACGGCCTACCTGTTTATCGGCAGGGATGGTAAAATGCAATTGAACGACATGGTTGTTACACTCGATCAACTGCGAGAAAAAATGGAGGTCATCAGATCACGAATGAATAATGTCGTGGTGCAACTTAGGGTCGACAAAAATATACCGATGAGTCAGGTGGAGAAAGTTCAACTTGAACTGAGGAAAGCCAAGTGTTTGAGAATTAATTATGTTTCATCACAGAAAGAGGATTAG
- a CDS encoding family 10 glycosylhydrolase, whose amino-acid sequence MKQKSLFISLFFILTLINLSAQEFRGTWLARNSLSSKEVLAKAMDSLAANNFNTVFVNVWSRGYPLWKSDVFFRETGVYIDPTYQGRDILAEAIVEGHKRGLHIEAWFEYGFVGGWTGNQPPGVKGPIFQNHPDWVARRNDGGEVDGSNFYWMIHTKPEVQNFLIAMCTEIARNYDVDGIELDRIRYSSLSYGYDPYTDSLYRAQNNGNPPPTTVSDTSWIRWRANNLNQFMLRTRDSIKAINPHINISNAPSLYASGSYTSYNTFCQDWIGWLSDGSVDNVQVQSYVGTSTSFSSILNYITQIVPDINNVYPAFAISPNGNTISNQEITNFVNVTRTKGFKGNAIWYFTDLGSVFPYIRQNLYQSPNYPPHSTASWRSLYQIIEISDQSKAVRSGTWTSSNVFGYNGPSIYTDNTAPASVKYFFNVPADGFYEIYAYNVTSVNRTDSAWYSVTDSSGNPVSVRLNQNDVNVRRWNKLGDYFLKAGERNCVTLSNSGLSTGELLSADAVMISLNRRLSPSVVNSVESDGSDLKKKSINSFEVRSYPNPFNGEFKLSFVLSDETPVEISLFNTLGEIVFSKSVENVKTGYNQISIGTTQMSSGVYLVRIRQAGYYDTIKIILNK is encoded by the coding sequence TTGAAACAAAAATCTCTATTCATCTCTCTTTTTTTCATCCTGACCCTGATCAATCTAAGTGCTCAGGAATTCAGAGGGACATGGCTTGCAAGAAACAGTTTATCCAGCAAGGAAGTCCTGGCGAAAGCTATGGACAGTCTTGCTGCTAATAATTTTAATACTGTCTTTGTAAATGTTTGGAGCAGGGGATATCCCCTATGGAAAAGTGATGTTTTTTTTAGGGAAACAGGAGTGTACATCGACCCGACTTACCAGGGAAGAGACATCCTGGCTGAAGCCATCGTTGAAGGACATAAAAGAGGACTTCACATCGAAGCCTGGTTTGAATATGGATTTGTTGGTGGTTGGACAGGTAATCAGCCTCCCGGCGTGAAAGGACCAATATTCCAGAATCACCCTGACTGGGTAGCCCGCAGAAATGACGGCGGGGAAGTTGACGGTTCCAACTTTTACTGGATGATTCACACCAAACCAGAAGTGCAAAATTTTCTGATTGCCATGTGTACCGAAATTGCTCGAAATTATGATGTTGACGGAATCGAGCTTGACCGAATTAGATATTCAAGTCTTTCTTATGGTTATGATCCTTATACAGACAGCTTGTACAGAGCTCAAAATAATGGAAATCCGCCACCAACCACCGTTTCTGACACATCCTGGATACGATGGAGGGCAAATAATCTGAATCAGTTCATGTTGCGGACACGAGATTCGATTAAAGCAATAAACCCGCACATCAATATTTCAAATGCCCCGTCCCTCTATGCCTCAGGAAGCTATACATCGTATAATACATTTTGTCAGGACTGGATAGGATGGCTTTCCGACGGGTCTGTGGATAATGTTCAGGTGCAGTCCTATGTTGGGACATCCACTTCTTTTTCCTCTATTTTGAACTACATAACTCAGATTGTGCCCGATATTAACAACGTTTATCCGGCCTTCGCAATTTCTCCAAACGGAAATACAATTTCAAATCAGGAAATTACAAATTTTGTAAATGTCACCCGGACCAAGGGATTCAAAGGGAATGCAATCTGGTATTTTACCGACCTCGGCTCTGTTTTCCCGTATATCAGGCAAAATCTGTATCAGTCCCCAAATTATCCGCCACATTCAACTGCATCGTGGAGATCTCTTTATCAAATAATTGAGATTAGTGACCAGAGTAAAGCCGTTCGTTCCGGTACCTGGACTTCGAGCAATGTATTCGGCTATAACGGTCCTTCCATTTATACTGATAATACCGCCCCGGCTTCAGTAAAGTACTTTTTTAATGTACCTGCAGACGGGTTCTATGAAATTTATGCCTACAATGTGACATCGGTTAACAGAACCGATTCTGCATGGTATTCAGTTACTGACTCATCAGGAAATCCTGTTAGCGTGCGACTAAACCAAAATGATGTTAATGTCCGCAGATGGAATAAACTGGGTGATTACTTTCTTAAAGCAGGAGAGAGAAACTGTGTAACTCTCTCGAATAGCGGCCTCTCAACGGGCGAACTTCTGAGTGCCGATGCAGTAATGATATCACTGAACAGGCGGTTGTCGCCATCGGTGGTAAATTCAGTAGAATCCGATGGATCCGACTTAAAAAAAAAGTCCATTAATTCATTCGAGGTAAGGAGTTACCCGAATCCCTTCAATGGTGAGTTTAAATTGTCTTTTGTCCTCAGTGACGAAACTCCTGTGGAAATCTCATTGTTCAACACATTGGGAGAGATCGTATTTTCAAAAAGTGTTGAGAATGTTAAAACAGGTTATAACCAAATAAGCATCGGAACCACCCAAATGTCAAGCGGTGTATATTTAGTTAGAATCAGGCAAGCCGGATACTACGATACGATCAAGATCATCTTAAACAAATAG
- a CDS encoding endonuclease MutS2 has product MFYSDKLEFPKVLNYISKYCYTQKGKEIVNSLQPLLAETEILLEGKYVTEAKELINQRGYPPINSLDDIQRDIQLSRVEGAVLSAKSVFNIFELAICSVNLKSFLSQNRDIAPLLSEFATFLFEDKLFERYISSIFDPSGEVKDTASKSLQSIRREIRDRSDELRRYVSKIVKDLTEKEITRENYLTLRDGRLVVPVKVEYKRQLKGIIHSESSTGQTVYIEPEETLNLNNEIVSLNFAEKREIERILKEVTVRIRNSSDELLLAFETVTRLDSIFARANYSIEVMGAFPSFNIDEEISVYGGRHPLLIQKHGIKGTVPFNLRIKPGNSVIITGPNAGGKTVLIKSIGLLVLMAQSGIHIPAGPDTNLHIFDKILVDIGDSQSIDDDLSTFSSHLSNIKHILEIADESTLVLIDEIGTGTDPDSGAAISRSILLELSEKGSLVFSTTHLSALKALASEFEGFNNASMSFDTDELKPTYLFRQGIPGSSYAFEILLRLGFEKSFIERSTGFVQDVNAGLEKILLEVEQREQELMKKLSHYEKENTRLTGLANLYEKKVRELDKEKNKILKDAKEKAAVFIEESNKEIQKVIKNIRESQATKQTTSKAISTISELKGKLSKIKTGETETVEIDASPIEIGDVVKIKDSETTGEVIEITPDKKHVVISTGPLKISFNVDECVKVSKKDLRKEKRKSSHVEIRSDVSYRLDIRGERPVDIENRVERFLIDAYLANLGSVEIIHGKGTGALKKAVHDIIKINPKVKNFHFASVDAGGEGITIVEFTE; this is encoded by the coding sequence ATGTTCTACTCTGATAAACTTGAATTCCCCAAAGTTCTGAATTACATCTCCAAATACTGCTACACTCAGAAGGGAAAAGAGATAGTAAACAGTCTTCAACCCCTATTAGCAGAGACTGAAATACTCCTTGAGGGGAAATATGTAACAGAAGCGAAAGAACTCATAAATCAACGCGGGTATCCGCCAATCAATTCTTTAGACGATATTCAACGGGATATCCAATTGTCAAGGGTTGAAGGTGCAGTACTATCAGCCAAGTCAGTTTTTAACATCTTTGAACTCGCCATCTGCTCTGTAAACTTAAAGAGTTTTCTTTCCCAAAACCGGGACATTGCCCCGCTTCTTTCCGAATTTGCCACATTTCTTTTTGAGGATAAATTATTTGAGAGATATATCTCCTCCATATTTGACCCTTCGGGTGAAGTAAAGGATACAGCAAGTAAAAGCCTTCAGTCGATCAGAAGAGAGATTCGGGACCGTTCAGACGAGTTAAGAAGGTATGTCAGCAAAATTGTAAAAGATCTGACCGAAAAAGAAATAACAAGAGAAAATTATCTCACTCTTCGTGACGGCAGACTTGTGGTTCCTGTAAAAGTTGAGTATAAAAGGCAACTTAAAGGTATTATACACTCCGAATCTTCCACAGGTCAGACAGTGTACATCGAACCGGAAGAGACACTTAATCTCAATAATGAAATTGTATCTCTAAATTTTGCAGAAAAACGGGAAATTGAGCGGATATTAAAAGAAGTAACCGTCAGGATCAGAAACAGTTCCGATGAACTTCTTCTTGCATTTGAGACGGTTACCCGGCTCGATTCAATTTTTGCGAGAGCCAATTATTCTATTGAGGTTATGGGAGCTTTTCCATCATTTAACATAGATGAAGAAATATCTGTTTACGGTGGCAGGCATCCGTTATTGATTCAAAAACATGGAATTAAAGGAACCGTTCCATTTAATTTGAGGATTAAACCGGGCAACTCTGTAATTATCACAGGTCCTAATGCAGGCGGAAAAACTGTTCTTATAAAGAGTATTGGACTTCTCGTGCTGATGGCTCAATCGGGCATTCATATACCTGCCGGGCCCGATACAAATCTCCATATTTTCGACAAAATTCTAGTCGATATTGGTGATTCTCAATCAATCGACGATGATTTAAGCACATTCAGTTCGCATCTTTCCAATATCAAGCATATTCTTGAAATCGCTGACGAATCCACATTGGTTCTTATTGATGAGATTGGAACAGGTACAGATCCCGACTCCGGTGCTGCCATCTCCCGCTCAATATTACTGGAATTGAGCGAAAAGGGAAGTCTCGTTTTCTCAACGACTCATCTCTCCGCACTCAAAGCACTCGCGTCAGAGTTCGAGGGATTTAACAATGCCTCCATGAGTTTTGATACAGATGAATTAAAACCAACTTACCTGTTCAGACAGGGAATTCCCGGTTCGAGTTATGCTTTTGAGATTTTACTCAGGCTTGGCTTTGAAAAATCATTTATTGAACGGTCTACCGGATTTGTTCAGGATGTGAATGCAGGCCTGGAAAAAATCCTGCTCGAAGTGGAGCAACGGGAGCAGGAATTGATGAAGAAACTCTCCCATTATGAAAAGGAAAACACAAGGCTTACCGGACTGGCTAACCTGTATGAAAAAAAAGTTCGTGAACTCGATAAAGAAAAAAATAAAATCTTAAAGGATGCAAAAGAAAAGGCAGCCGTTTTCATCGAAGAATCGAATAAAGAGATTCAAAAAGTGATAAAAAATATCAGGGAATCACAGGCAACTAAACAGACCACTTCCAAAGCTATTAGTACAATCTCGGAATTAAAAGGGAAGCTTTCCAAAATCAAAACTGGGGAGACGGAAACAGTTGAAATTGATGCTTCACCGATAGAAATTGGCGATGTTGTCAAAATCAAAGATTCAGAGACCACGGGTGAAGTAATTGAAATTACTCCGGACAAAAAACATGTAGTTATCTCAACCGGTCCGCTTAAAATCTCATTCAATGTTGACGAATGTGTAAAGGTTTCGAAAAAAGACCTGAGAAAAGAAAAAAGAAAAAGCTCACATGTTGAAATCAGATCTGATGTCAGTTACAGACTTGATATAAGAGGGGAGAGACCCGTCGACATTGAAAACAGGGTTGAAAGATTCTTGATAGATGCCTATCTTGCAAACCTTGGCAGCGTCGAGATAATTCACGGCAAAGGTACCGGAGCTCTTAAAAAAGCGGTTCATGATATAATTAAAATAAATCCAAAAGTAAAGAATTTTCACTTTGCCTCTGTCGATGCAGGGGGTGAAGGCATAACCATTGTTGAATTTACGGAGTAA
- a CDS encoding acetyl-CoA carboxylase biotin carboxylase subunit, producing the protein MYFKKILIVNRGEIALRIIRSAKELGIATVAVYSDADMNALHVKYADESYSLGGTTAAESYLDINKILEVARISGADAIHPGYGFLSERAHFIEAVENAGISFIGPSAKSVEMMGSKTGARQIMQKHNVPFVPGTVDPLESIEEAKAFASKIGYPILIKASAGGGGKGMKKVYSDSEMEEAFYSAKREALSGFGDSTVYIEKFIENPKHIEVQILGDKFGNYVHVFERECSVQRRHQKIIEESPSPVMDSVTRKKITETAINAARACDYYNAGTIEFLMDEKKNFYFLEMNTRLQVEHPVTELISGLDLVKEQIRIAAGEKLSFTQKDLKIAGHAIECRVYAEDPDNNFLPSTGRITFHRLPTGPGVRVDEGIEAGSEVSMFYDPMLSKVIVHGSDRHSAIERMKIALASYSITGVQTNLSVLLWLLNNDSFLSGKYSINLLDKEFFPLVPGKWKESLCDDLEDAAVALVSILRDEARNSSNNVRINEVFHDNNWYNEE; encoded by the coding sequence GTGTATTTCAAAAAGATACTTATAGTTAATCGTGGTGAAATCGCACTTAGAATTATTCGCAGTGCAAAGGAATTGGGAATCGCCACTGTAGCTGTATATTCAGATGCAGACATGAACGCTTTGCATGTTAAATACGCTGATGAATCATATTCCTTGGGTGGAACAACCGCAGCAGAGTCCTATCTTGATATCAACAAAATACTCGAAGTCGCCAGAATTTCCGGTGCGGACGCCATCCATCCCGGTTATGGATTTCTCTCGGAGCGAGCACATTTTATCGAGGCTGTTGAAAATGCAGGGATCTCATTTATTGGTCCTTCAGCAAAATCGGTGGAAATGATGGGCAGTAAAACCGGGGCAAGACAAATTATGCAAAAACATAATGTACCATTCGTTCCCGGAACTGTCGACCCGCTCGAATCGATTGAAGAAGCAAAGGCTTTTGCTTCCAAAATTGGCTATCCCATTCTGATCAAAGCCTCTGCTGGAGGGGGAGGTAAAGGGATGAAAAAAGTTTATTCTGACTCTGAAATGGAGGAAGCCTTCTATTCAGCCAAGAGAGAAGCTCTTTCGGGGTTTGGTGACAGCACGGTTTATATTGAAAAATTTATAGAAAATCCGAAACATATCGAAGTCCAGATTCTGGGTGACAAGTTCGGTAATTATGTCCATGTATTCGAACGGGAATGTTCGGTACAAAGAAGGCATCAAAAGATAATTGAAGAATCTCCTTCTCCTGTAATGGACAGCGTCACTCGAAAAAAAATTACAGAGACAGCTATAAATGCAGCCCGTGCGTGTGACTACTACAACGCCGGAACAATCGAATTTTTGATGGATGAGAAGAAGAATTTCTACTTCCTTGAGATGAATACCCGCTTGCAGGTGGAACACCCGGTGACAGAACTGATTTCCGGTCTCGATCTAGTGAAGGAGCAGATTAGAATAGCTGCAGGCGAGAAATTGTCATTTACTCAAAAAGACCTGAAAATTGCAGGCCACGCAATCGAGTGCAGGGTATATGCCGAAGACCCCGATAATAATTTCCTTCCTTCAACAGGTAGAATTACTTTTCACAGGCTGCCGACAGGACCGGGAGTAAGAGTTGACGAGGGGATAGAGGCAGGTTCAGAGGTTTCGATGTTTTACGACCCGATGTTGAGCAAGGTTATTGTTCACGGCTCTGACCGTCATTCAGCGATCGAAAGAATGAAAATTGCCCTCGCTTCCTATTCAATTACCGGTGTTCAGACCAATTTGTCTGTTTTATTGTGGTTATTGAATAACGATTCTTTTTTAAGTGGAAAATATTCCATAAATTTACTTGATAAGGAGTTTTTTCCTTTAGTCCCCGGGAAATGGAAGGAAAGTCTGTGCGACGACCTTGAGGATGCTGCAGTCGCACTTGTCTCTATCCTTCGCGATGAAGCACGCAACAGTTCAAACAATGTCCGAATAAATGAGGTATTCCACGATAACAATTGGTACAACGAAGAATAA
- a CDS encoding MotA/TolQ/ExbB proton channel family protein yields MNSLTSMYIDGGDFMHPILIVFILGLVFSFERLYTLRKAKINTKTFVDQVKKTIESKGIEEAKLICEKNPGSVSAVLHAGLQRFDEGLDSVEKAIMTYGGIETGFLEKGLVWISLFIALAPMLGFTGTVQGMIEAFEAIKEANQISPAIVAGGIAKALITTLFGLVVAMILQVFYNYFISRIDSLVSDMEESSVQLIDSLYSLKQNTAKK; encoded by the coding sequence ATGAATTCCTTAACTTCGATGTATATTGACGGTGGTGATTTTATGCACCCCATATTGATTGTTTTTATTTTGGGTCTTGTATTTAGTTTTGAACGGCTTTATACTCTGCGAAAAGCGAAAATTAATACCAAAACATTCGTTGATCAGGTAAAGAAAACCATAGAGAGCAAGGGAATTGAGGAAGCAAAGTTAATCTGCGAGAAGAATCCCGGTTCTGTTTCTGCCGTGCTTCATGCCGGTCTTCAAAGATTCGATGAGGGACTTGATTCAGTTGAAAAGGCCATAATGACCTATGGAGGAATCGAAACGGGGTTTCTTGAAAAAGGTCTGGTTTGGATTTCGCTTTTTATTGCCCTCGCACCTATGCTTGGTTTTACAGGTACCGTGCAGGGTATGATAGAGGCGTTTGAGGCGATCAAGGAGGCTAACCAGATTTCTCCTGCAATTGTTGCCGGGGGTATAGCTAAAGCTTTGATAACCACACTTTTTGGTCTGGTGGTCGCAATGATACTTCAGGTTTTTTACAACTATTTTATCTCGAGAATTGATTCTCTTGTTTCTGACATGGAAGAGAGTTCGGTTCAACTGATCGACAGTCTCTATTCACTGAAACAAAACACAGCAAAAAAATGA
- a CDS encoding CvpA family protein, which produces MNWIDIIVILLSAASFYLGYKEGFIKKIFDVIGFFLGIFLAIKFAGAAGNVYKSVLGVADGSAGIIGGVTIFIFFQILTAIIVKATKIHDKVNHLINKIVGGLTGVIQIIIFLSAIFFFASKLSFPSEETGKKSFFYASVKSVLPGIIDTIIPDEKGNTKKKSSIVNNLLIRK; this is translated from the coding sequence TTGAATTGGATTGATATAATTGTAATTCTATTGAGCGCAGCCTCTTTTTATCTCGGTTATAAAGAGGGCTTTATAAAGAAAATTTTCGATGTGATCGGATTTTTTCTCGGGATATTTCTTGCGATTAAATTTGCAGGAGCAGCCGGAAATGTGTATAAGAGTGTACTTGGGGTTGCTGACGGTTCCGCAGGCATAATTGGAGGAGTTACAATTTTTATCTTCTTTCAAATTTTAACGGCGATTATTGTAAAAGCCACCAAAATTCACGACAAGGTCAATCATCTGATAAATAAAATAGTTGGTGGACTGACCGGTGTAATACAGATAATAATTTTTTTAAGCGCTATCTTTTTCTTCGCTTCCAAACTTTCGTTTCCATCTGAGGAAACGGGGAAAAAGTCTTTTTTCTATGCAAGTGTGAAAAGTGTGCTACCCGGAATAATTGACACAATTATTCCCGATGAGAAGGGGAACACAAAAAAGAAAAGCAGCATAGTAAACAACCTCCTTATCCGGAAATAA
- a CDS encoding SDR family oxidoreductase: MRKEALIFGSSGALGGGVVKTLLKGEFDHLYFFDMHMPEDELPAVTKVVTGDLSDSANVKKAFEFVDPSEDKLLFLFSTVGGFVGSKMIEETTDQDLQKMFSMNFTSNFNILREFKQKVAKCAGGSAIFTSAYTAFAGEAGKSVYGASKSALSHLVETGSEEGRAINLSVNGIAPFIIDTPANRSWMTETNFDTLIKPEEVGNLLLSVFRNFNFVSGNIIKLPYRFPVNFNPQK, translated from the coding sequence ATGAGAAAAGAAGCTTTGATCTTCGGCAGTTCAGGTGCACTCGGCGGGGGAGTCGTCAAAACACTCCTTAAGGGTGAATTTGACCATCTCTATTTTTTCGATATGCACATGCCTGAAGATGAATTACCTGCTGTGACAAAAGTTGTGACCGGTGATTTATCTGATTCAGCGAATGTGAAAAAAGCGTTCGAATTTGTGGATCCATCAGAGGACAAGCTTCTTTTCTTGTTTAGTACAGTTGGAGGGTTTGTTGGTAGTAAAATGATTGAAGAAACCACCGATCAGGACCTCCAAAAAATGTTTTCCATGAATTTCACATCAAATTTTAATATTTTGCGCGAGTTCAAGCAGAAAGTTGCGAAATGTGCCGGGGGATCTGCGATTTTCACTTCCGCGTATACTGCTTTCGCCGGTGAAGCCGGAAAATCCGTTTATGGCGCTTCCAAAAGTGCCCTTTCGCACCTCGTTGAGACGGGATCTGAAGAAGGGCGAGCGATAAACCTAAGCGTAAACGGGATAGCTCCTTTCATTATCGATACCCCTGCGAACAGAAGCTGGATGACGGAGACTAATTTTGATACCTTGATAAAACCTGAAGAAGTAGGTAACCTGCTCCTCTCTGTTTTTCGTAACTTCAATTTCGTTTCAGGAAATATCATAAAGTTGCCTTACCGGTTTCCGGTAAACTTCAATCCACAAAAATAA